In Malassezia japonica chromosome 2, complete sequence, one DNA window encodes the following:
- the UNG1 gene encoding uracil-DNA glycosylase (COG:L; EggNog:ENOG503NWWC), which yields MGPVAKRARTLDAQQVAPIRAEDDFDEFDVPEEDLLHAVEDAEKVSASQEDNGQKEQPKAAPKAEPKAEPAQPAQPAKPVQPAKPVQSSLTGPAKASDVPTYTLPYAGTPDDPLALERTTMNKEWFDRLEPAMRQDSFAKLKQFLDGEKRAGRTIYPPPHLIHSWSRTTPLEQVKVVIVGQDPYHQPGQACGHSFSVPMGIAVPASLRNIYKELSTEYPDFTPPKHGCLEGWAKQGTVNAGSAGSHHNHGWEPFTREILKTIGKATAGATAGSGPLEAMFSGQKPKQGGPRKGVVFLAWGLPAARMLADAGITEKTPNVLLLRSPHPSPLSAHRGFLGNGHFRKANEWLEDPSRYGPGGGIRWGEL from the exons ATGGGTCCCGTGGCGAAACGTGCACGAacgctcgatgcgcagcaAGTTGCGCCGATTCGGGCAGAGGATGACTTTGACGAGTTTGACGTGCCGGAGGAGGACCTgctgcacgccgtcgaggacgcCGAAAAGGTCAGTGCGTCGCAGGAAGACAATGGGCAGAAAGAGCAGCCCAAGGCGGCGCCTAAGGCGGAGCCCAAGGCGGAGCCTGCGCAGCCTGCGCAGCCTGCCAAGCCGGTGCAGCCGGCCAAGCCTGTGCAGTCGTCGCTCACAGGACCGGCCAAGGCATCCGACGTGCCCACCTACACCCTTCCCTATGCGGGCACGCCCGACGACcccctcgcgctcgagcgcacgacCATGAACAAGGAGTGGTTCGATCGCCTGGAGCCTGCCATGCGCCAGGACTCGTTTGCAAAGCTGAAGCAGttcctcgacggcgagaagcgcgccgggcgcacgATCTATCCCCCCCCTCACCTCATACACAGCTGGTCGCGTACGACGCCCTTGGAGCAGGTCAAGGTCGTGATCGTCGGCCAGGACCCCTACCACCAGCCCGGCCAGGCGTGCGGCCACTCGTTCTCCGTGCCGATGGGCATTGCCGTGCCCGCGAGTCTGCGCAATATCTACAAAGAGCTCAGCACCGAGTACCCCGACTTTACGCCCCCCAAGCACGGATGCCTCGAGGGATGGGCGAAGCAGGGC ACGGTGAATGCAGGCAGCGCCGGCTCGCACCACAACCATGGCTGGGAGCCCTTTACGCGCGAGATCCTCAAGACCATCGGCAAGGcgaccgccggcgcgaCTGCCGGCAGCGGCCCTCTGGAGGCCATGTTCAGCGGCCAAAAGCCCAAGCAGGGCGGGCCCCGCAAGGGTGTCGTGTTCCTTGCGTGGGGCctgccggccgcgcgcatgctcgccgatgccggCATCACCGAG AAAACGCCCAATGTGCTCCTCCTGCGTTCGCCGCATCCCTCGCCGCTGagtgcgcaccgcggctTCCTCGGCAATGGCCACTTCCGCAAAGCGAACGAGTGGCTCGAGGACCCTTCGCGGTACGGCCCGGGAGGAGGCATCCGGTGGGGAGAGCTATAG
- a CDS encoding carbonic anhydrase (TransMembrane:1 (i55-76o); EggNog:ENOG503P4CX; COG:P) produces MSAFRASLAARAAFRTSPRASFRATPSAGFLKPAFQPHLGNTLNAQYAFKWVPSLAFWGFTGAVAVTIALSGVPLFQVDVLDKTPVVRTARKKDAWFYEVTLKRLCLPISSMPFSRAVPDSLLDRNASWSQDFAVHQPDLANALKEGQHPKVFWIGCSDSRVPESVVCNARPGELFVLRNVANQFHLHDDSAVSALTFAVQALGVEHIIVVGHTSCGGVQAAVKQVISEQDEKYPEPKANTALNRHLTPLTDLARYLRVKVHERHTWDENTMQKHLVPLLAEASVRKQIQNISEHPVVQDNWNQKVSPLNGKVNPRVTIHGWIHNLENGKLIDLNVSMLPPPLGNETSSS; encoded by the exons ATGTCTGCTTTCCGTGCCTCGCTTGCTGCCCGCGCGGCCTTCCGCACGTCGCCTCGTGCGTCGTTCCGTGCGACCCCCAGCGCCGGTTTCTTGAAGCCTGCGTTCCAGCCTCACCTCGGCAACACTCT CAATGCCCAGTACGCGTTCAA GTGGGTGCCCTCGCTCGCTTTCTGGGGCTTCACTGGCGCCGTTGCGGTGACCATTGCCCTTAGTGGTGTGCCCCTCTTCCAGGTtgacgtgctcgacaagACCCCTGTGGTGCGTACTGCGCGCAAGAAGGAT GCCTGGTTCTACGAGG TGACCCTGAAGCGCCTATGCCTTCCTATCTC GTCTATGCCGTTTTCTCGTGCGGTGCCGGACTCGCTCCTTGACCGCAACGCCTCTTGGTCGCAGGACTTTGCCGTGCACCAGCCCGACCTTGCGAACGCACTCAAGGAGGGACAGCACCCCAAGGTCTTTTGGATCGGGTGCAGTGACTCGCGTGTCCCCGAGAGCGTCGTGTGCAATGCCCGTCCCGGTGAGCTGTTtgtgctgcgcaacgtcGCGAACCAGTTCCACCTGCACGACGACAGTGCCGTGAGTGCGCTGACGTTTGCTGTACAGGCGCTGGGCGTGGAGCACATTATCGTCGTTGGTCACACCTCGTGCGGTGGTGTCCAAGCGGCGGTGAAGCAGGTCATCAGCGAGCAGGACGAAAAGTATCCGGAGCCCAAGGCGAACACTGCACTGAACCGGCACCTGACGCCGCTCACGGACCTGGCTCGCTACCTGCGTGTCAAGGTGCACGAGCGTCACACGTGGGACGAGAATACGATGCAGAAGCATCTCGTGCcgctccttgccgaggccagTGTCCGGAAACAGATCCAGAACATCTCGGAGCACCCCGTGGTGCAGGACAACTGGAACCAGAAGGTCTCGCCGCTGAACGGCAAGGTCAACCCCCGTGTGACGATCCACGGCTGGATCCACAACCTGGAGAACGGCAAGCTGATCGACCTCAACGTGTCGATGCTGCCACCGCCGCTTGGCAACGAAACGTCCTCTTCATAA